The uncultured Desulfatiglans sp. DNA window GCAGGACCTCCGCCGCGACCTGCTCCATGGCGGCGATCGCGTCCCCGGAGCTGAATCCGGGCGCCGCCGACCCCGTGACCTGGGCGGCCGGGAAGCCGTTGAAATGAGGCACCATGTCAGGCCCGCTCACGTAGCGGGCCGTCACGACGGCCGAGAGCGGGATCATCTCGCCGTTGTGGGAGCGCGTGTAGATCCGGGTGATGTCCGCGGGCTCGCGCCGGAAAGGGGCGTCGGATTGGAGCACGACGTTCCAGACCCGGCTGTACTGGTTGAACTGGCTGACGGTGATGGAGCCGAACTGGGCCTGGAGGGCGCTGTACACATCCTCCACCGGCAGACCGAGCAGCATCGACTTCTCCCGGTCGACCTCGGCCTTCAACTGCTGGGAGGCGGCGCGGAAGGTGGTGTTCAGCCCGGAGAGCTCCGGCCGCTGGCGCGCCTTGGCCAGGAAGTCCTGGGTGATCTGGTAGAGCCGGGCCGGATCGCCCGACCCCTTGTCCTGTACCCAGAACTCGAACCCGCCCGTGGTGCCGATGCCGGGGATGGCCGGCGGCGGGATGGGGATGAACCGGCCGGTGTCGATTGCCTGCGCCTGGGCGTAGGCGGATTGGAGGACCGCGCGGGCGTTCTCCTTGCGCGCGCGGTCGATCGACGAGTACCGCTCCTCGAAGTCCTCCAGGGACACGAAAAAGGTGGCCGCATTGGGCTTGTACTGGCCGTCGATCAGGCTGTAGCCGTTGATAGCGCTGCGGACGGCGACGGCCGGGTCCTTGCTGAAGATCGCATCGATCCGGCTGGAGGTCTCGACGGTCCGCTCGAGGCTGGCGGCATCGGGCATCATCACCAGGCCCATCAGGTAGCCCTGGTCCTCGTTGGGGACGAAGCTCGTTGGCGTAGTTCGGAAGAGGTGCACGAGCACGCCCATGAACACGGCGAGGAGGATGAAGGCGACGGCCATGCGTTTGATCATGAGGACCACCGCGTCGCCGAAGGCCAGGGTGAACCGGTCGAAGAGGCGGTTGAACCAGGCGAAGGGGCCGCGGCGGGGCGGCGACGAGTGCTTGAGCATGAGCCCGCACATCGCCGGCGTGAGCGTGAGGGCGACGAACCCGGAGAGGGCCACCGAGATCACGATGGTGATGGCGAACTGCTTGTAGAGCTGCCCGGTGGTGCCGGGCAGGAACGCGGCCGGGATGAAGACGGAGGCCATCACCAGCACCACGGCGATGAGGGAGGTGCCGATCTCTTCCATGGCCCGGATGGTCGCCTCCTTGGGCGCCAGGTTGTTCTTGGTCATATTCCGCTCGACGTTTTCGACGACGACGATGGCGTCGTCGACGACCATCCCGATGGCGAGGACGATGCCGAAGAGCGTCAGGAGATTGATCGAAAAACCCAGGGCGAGCATCCCGGGAAAGGTGCCGATGAGCGCCACGAAGATCGCCACGGTGCAGATGATCGTGGCGCGGAAGCTCTGGAGGAAGAGGTAGACGACCAGGACGACCAGGAAAATCGCCTCGAAGAGGGTGTGGATGACCTCCTTGATGGACAGGCGCACGAAATCGGTCGTGTCGAGCGCGATCAGGTAGTCGATGCCCTCGGGGAGCGTGCGCTTCATGTCCTGGAGCGTCTTGCGGACGGCCTTGGAGACCTCGAGTCCGTTGGCTCCCGGCTGTTGGTAGACGGCGATGAAGGTCGCGGGCTTCCCGTTCAAGCGGTTGTCATCGATATAGAGTCTGCGCCCGACCTCCGCACGGGCGACGTCCTTGAGGCGCACGATCGCGCTGCCCTCCTGCCCCGCGCGCAGGATGATGTTCTCGTATTCGGCAGGGGTCACGAAGGGGGCCTCGGTCACCACCGGGAAGGTCAACTGCACCGGTCCGTCGGTGGGCTGCTGGCCTACCTGGCCCGCCCCGAAAAGGGCGTTTTGTTTGGCCACCGCGTTCTGGATGTCGGTGGTGGTGATCCCGAGGGAGGCCATCCGGTCCGGGTTCATCCAGATGCGCATGGCCTGGTCCGGGACGCCGAAGATCTGGGCCTGCCCGGCGCCGTTGACCCGCTTGATGGCATCGAGGATGTAGACGTTGGCGTAGTTGGTGACATACTCCGGGCTGTAGCGGCCCTCGTCGTCGGTGACCGCGACGATCATCAGCATGCTGGAGGATTTCTTCTGCACCGATACGCCGTACTGCACGACGGCCTCGGGCAGCTGGGGCATGGCGAGGTTCACCCGGTTCTGGACCTGCACTTCGGCCATGTCCGGGTCGGTGTCGAGGGTGAAATAGACGGTGATGGTCATCTGGCCCGTGCTGGAGCTGGTCGATGTCATGTAGAGCATGTTGTCTACACCGTTGATCTGGGCCTCGATGGGGGCCGCCACCGAGTCGCCGACCGTTTTGCTGTCGGCACCGGGGTAGGTGGTGGTCACCTGGATCTGGACCGGGGTGATGCTCGGATACTGGGAGACCGGCAGGGCGCTCATGGCCACCAGCCCGGCGATCACGATGATGAGGGAGACGACGGTCGCGAAGATGGGTCTTTCGATGAAGAATCTAGAGAACATGGGCGCCCCTCTCCGCTCAGCGGCCGCTTTCCGGTGGGTCGTTGTGGTCAACGGCCGGTTTTTCTGTGCCCTCCTGATCGATCGGGTGGTTGACCTTCAACAGGGCGCCCGGCCTGAGGGCGAGCATCCCGTCCACGATGACCCGGTCTCCAGGGTGCAGTCCTTCGGAGATGACCCACTGATCACCGTGCCACTCACCGACGAGGACGGGGCGTGTCTCGGCCCTGTCATCCTTGCCTTGAATCCACACGAAGTGCCCCTTGGATGACTGTTGAACCGCGCGCTGGGGGACGAGGACCGCATTGGGCCGGATGGCCCCTTTCAGGCGGATGCGGACGTACTGGTTCGGGTGGAGCTGGCCGTCGGGGTTGTCGAAGGTGGCGCGGATCAGGAAGGTCCCCGTCTCGGGGTTGAAGGAAGGATCGGCGAAGGTCAGCCTGCCGGTATGCGGATAGAGCGAGCCGTCGGCCAGGATGATCTCCGCGGTGTAGGCTTCGCCTTCGGGCTGGATGAGCCTCCCCTTGGCGATCTGGTCGCGCGAGCGCAGCCAGTCATTTTCGGAGACGCTGAAGTTCACATAGATCGGCGAGAGCACGGTGACCGTGGTCAGTTGACTGTTGTTGAAGCTGAGATAGGTGCCCTCGGCCTGGTCGGCTGAACCGGTGATGCCGGTGACCGGCGAGGTGATAACGGTGTAGGAAAGGTCGAGCCGGGCCTGCTCGACGGTGGCCTTGGCCTGTTCGACGGCTGCGGCCGTAGACTGGTATTGGCCCGTCGCGTCATCCAGGTCCTTCTGAGAAAGGGCGTCGGCCGCGGCGAGCGGCTTGACGCGCGCGAGATTCCGGCGCGCCACCTCGTAGGCGGCCTGCTGGCGGGCGAGGGCGGCCTCGGCCTGCACGAGCTGCGCCTTGAAGGGCTTCTGATCCATCAGAAAGAGGGTTTCCCCCTCCTGGACGACGGCCCCTTCGGTGTAGACCCGCTTCTCCAGAAAGCCGCTCACCCGCGCCTGGATGTTCACCTCGCGGGAGCTTTCCACCTGGGCGATGAACTCGAAGACGATGGGGACATCCTGCGTCTTCACCGTCGTCACCACGACGTTCACCGGTTGTTCGGCGGTCTGGGCGCCTCCAGGCTCAGGTTTGTTGCAGCCCCATAGCATCGATAGGACCAGGAGCGGGAGCAAAGCGGAACAAAAAAGCGGTGTCCTCCCTTTCCTGCAGAAAACGGGGGAAACTTCGAAGCGGGATGCATTTTCCACCATCATCCTCCGTTGTGGGGGACCCGTTGCAATGTCTTCGGGAAGGCAGGCGGTCTAATAAGAAAAGCTTTGGATAACCACGTAGATTTTCATCGCTCCGATTTAGGAATGAAAACGGTCCAAAGGTCAAGAAAAAATTGCGCGGCGGGAATGAAATATCCCCTTTGCGAACGCTAGAAACCCGCGCAACGCTAAGGAATTCGGTTTTCGCAACCCTCCGGTCTTGTCCAATTCTGTCACATGGGACTAAACCCGCGCTTCCTGTCTAGAATAACCTTGCCATTCCGAGTGTTTTTCTGTAAATCTGGGGCCGGTGCATCCAACGCGGCGCCCCCGGCTAAGTTGTTTCCATCCGGAAATGAGGTTTTTGGTCAATATCAAGCAAATCAAGCATTTGTGCAGGGACGGCTTGCAGACCGCCGAACAAGCGAACGTGTAAATCCGAGCCGAGATTGGCCAAAAAGACCATTTCCGTATGGAAGGTAAGTTGCCTGCTCCGGGTGAGGGCCGCAAAACTCTAAGAACAAGAGGTTGAGGGATTACATGGGCAAGGTGAAGCGCATTCTCGAGGTTGCTGCCGTATTGCTGATCTGCGCGTTTTTTTGGGCTTGTGTGATCGGTTGCGGAACCACGGACCGCAGCCGTACGTACGACGATTCGCGTTGGTGGGTGCCCGCCAAACCCATGCCCGACCGCTCCGATTGGCGTTCTCCGTTCGACATCCTCTAAGGCCGGCCTTCGCTCGGAGGCTGGTCAGCGCCCGCTTCGGCCGGCCGGTGGCTCCGCCGCGTTGATCGGCTTGTCCGGCTGGCGTAAAATCTGTTATCGGAAGCATTGCCAAGTCATCAGCAATCTGCAATGATACCCAGATTCCGTTCCAGTCCGAAAGACGGCGCATGCCGGCGCGCATTTCGGCCGGCGGCGGGGTGCGCGCGCTCGTTGACGCGATCGAATGGGAGGTACACTCTGCATTGCGCGTTATGACGTTCAACCTGCGCTTCGAAAACCACAGGGACGGCCTGAATGCCTGGGAGAACCGGCGTTCGGAGGTGGCGGCGCTGATCGAACGGCATCGCCCCGATCTGGTCGGCACGCAGGAGGGGCTGCCCTCGCAGCTGCGATACCTGGAAGAGACTCTCTCGGGATACCGGCTGCACGCCCCCGGCCGTTTCTGGGATGACACCTGCCAGTATCCCTCGCTGTTCTACCGGCTGGATGCCTTCGATCTCCTCGCCGGCGGGGAATTCTGGCTCTCGAAGACGCCGGCGGTGCATCGGAGCAAGGACTGGGACAGCGCTTTCCCCCGGATGATGAGCTGGGCGAGGCTCGGGGTGCGCGGAGGCGGCCGTTCACTGACGGCAGCGGTGACCCATTTGGACCACATCGGCACCGAGGCGCGCATCCGGCAGGCCTGCATCCTCGCCGAGTGGGTCGCTGGACAGACGCCGCCCGTGCTGCTCCTGGGGGATTTCAACGACGCCCCCGGCTCGGATGTGCACCGGATCCTGACCGCCCCCGCCACCGGGCTCAGCGACAGCTGGGAGGATCTCGGCATGGACGGGGGCGAAAACAGCTTCACGCACCATGGCTTCACGGGCGTTCCGCAGGTTGGAAGAATCGATTGGATCCTGGTGGAGAAGCCGCTTCTCGCTTCGCATGCCCGCATCGTGAGGGACCGGTCCGGCAACGGGTCTTATCCATCGGATCATTTCCCCTATTGTGTCGAGCTGGATTGGGAAGAAGCGGTGTAACGGGTCCTCGTCGGCGGGCGGCGCCGTCCGGCGGGTCCGGGACGGGGAGGGCCCGGCAATCTATGACGGATGAAGGGGCGCGACCTCCCGGCGGGATGAACCGGTGCCATGGTTTTGTTCAGGGGAGCCCCAGAGGAATGAATCATGTTGGATCTTAAATTTGTACGGGCCAATTTCGACGCCGTTCGGGAGATGCTTCAGAACAGGCACTACGACCTCGATCTGGATATGTTCGAACGGCTGGATCAGGAGCGCCGGGAGGGCCTCACCCTGCTCGAAGACCTGCGCTGCCGGCGCAACCAGGTGAGCGAAGAGATCGCGGGGATGAAGAAGCGGCGCGAGGACGCCACCGAGCGGATCGAGCAGATGCGGGAGGTCTCTACCCGGATCAAGGAGAAGGAGAAGGGGCTCGCCTCGATCATGGAGGATCTGGATCGCCTCTTGATGGTCATCCCCAACATGCCGCTGCCGAACGTACCGGTCGGACGCGACGAGCGCGACAACCCCGTTGTGAGGACGTGGGGCGAGGTCGGGGGGATGTCCTTCGAGCCCCAGGCGCACTGGGATATCGGGGAGGCCCTGGGCATTTTGGACTTCGGGTGCGCGGCCAAGCTATCGGGCGCGCGCTTCACCTTGTACCGGGGCGCGGGCGCCCGGCTTGAGCGGGCGCTCATCAACTTCATGCTCGACGTTCACACGCAGGAGCACGGATACACGGAGATCCTGCCGCCGTTCCTCGTGAACAGCGCCTCAATGACGGGGACGGGGCAGCTCCCGAAGTTCGCGGAGGATCTGTTCCGGATCCAGGGTTGGGACCTGTACCTGATCCCCACCGCCGAGGTGCCGGTGACCAATATCCATCGGGACGAGATCCTGGATGCGGAGGACCTGCCGCGGCACTACGTCGCCTACACGCCGTGTTTCCGTTCGGAGGCGGGTTCCTACGGCAAGGACACCCGTGGGCTGATCCGGCAGCACCAGTTCAACAAGGTGGAGCTCGTCAAGTTCACCCGTCCCGAGGAATCGGAGGAGGAGCTCGAGCGGTTGACCCGGGATGCCGAAGACATCCTGCAGCGTCTGGAGCTTCCTTACCGGGTGGTGACGCTGTGCACGGGCGATCTCGGGTTCTCCGCGGCCAAGACCTACGATATCGAGGTCTGGCTGCCCGGTCAGGGCCTCTACCGGGAGATCTCTTCCTGCAGCACGTTTACGGAATTTCAGGCCCGCCGGGCCAATATCCGTTTCAAGACCAGGGGGCAGAAGGGGACGACCCTGGTGCACACCCTCAACGGGTCCGGCCTTGCCGTGGGGAGGACCTTCGTCGCCATCCTGGAAAACTATCAGCAGGCTGACGGGACGGTGCGGATCCCCGATGTCTTGAAACCTTACATGGGAGGACGCAGCCATCTCTCAGTCGATGAAGGCCATGTCGAATCGACTCAAAGGTGAATGGTGGCGGGATTACCAGCGCGGCCTGCGCAGAGAAAAATGGCGGGTCCTGGTCCCGGACCGTCTGTCGATTCTTTTCGTCTGCGCGGGCGGGGTGTTTGCTCTGCTGGCGGTCGCACTGCTTGTCGGGTCGATGATTTCGGAATGGCGCTCGGAGCCGAAAGAGGCCGATCAGAAGCGGGCACCCGCTCCGAAGCCGTCCAGGACGGCCTGGGAAGGGATTATCCGGACGCGGGAGGATCTGTGGCCCATCCTGAAGGACTTCGACCCCCTGCTCTACGCGGGTGAAAGCGGCCGCATCGTTCATTACGCGGGGAAGCCCCTGACTGTGAAGACCGGGATCGACGCGACGATTCAGTCGGCCGTTGCGGGGCTCCTCCAACGATCTCAGACCATCCGGTCGGCGGCGGTGGTCATGGATCCGTTCAGCGGGCGCATCCTCGCCCTCGCGGGGTACGACCAGAATGGCAAAGGGAACGAAGTCTGCCTGCAGGCGGACTTTCCGGCTGCGAGCCTGTTCAAGATCGTTGCCGCCGCCGCCGCGCTCGAAGCGGCGGGCCTGTCGCCCGACAGTCCTCTCTATTACAACGGCGGACGCTACACCCTCTACAAAAGCCAGCTGAACGACAAGCGGACCCGGTACACGCACCAGGTGCCGCTGAAGGAGGCCTTCGGACTGTCGATCAACCCGGTCTTCGGAAAGCTCGGGAGCTTCACCCTGGGGCAGGACCTGCTGCAGGAATTCGCCGCACGCTTCATGTTCAACCATCCCATCCCGTTCGATCTGCCGCTGGAGGAGAGCCGGATCGAGGTGCCGCAGACGACGTTCGGCCTGGCGGAGATCGCATCAGGATTCAACAAGCGGACGCTGATATCACCGCTTCACGGAGCCCTCTTTTCCTCGGCCGTCGCCAACGGCGGGGTCATGATGGTGCCTTGGCTGGTGGAGGAGGTGGAGGACGACTCCGGCCGCACCCTCTACAAGGCCGAGCCCGCCGTGATGGCCAGGCCGATAGAGGCCGCGACTGCGCGAAAACTGCGGGTCATGATGCAGGAAACGGTCAAAGGCGGGACCTGCCGGAGGACGCTCAAACGCCTCACACGGAAGAAGCCTTTCGATACGATGGAGATCGGGGCCAAAACCGGGACCATCAACGACCCGACGAACACCCACAAAATCGACTGGCTGAGCGCCTATGTCATCGACCCGGACCGGAAAGAAGGGGTCTGCGTCGCGGTGATGGGGATGCACGGGGAGAAGCTCGGCATCCGCGCCCCCGAGTTGGGCCGGTTGATCCTGGATGACTGTGTTTTTTGAGCGCAGGGTGGAGGGTTTGGCTGGAATGGTTCGGCGAAGTTTTCGGAGGATCTGGATGACGCCGCCGGGATCCGTCCCGGATCATGAAAGGTTTGGGTGAAGGCGGTGATGCTGAGCTCTCGGATTCGATGCGCCGAGGGTTGAGCTCTTCGCTTCAATAGGCTGAATCCCATCTGGTTTCAGTCCCTGAAACAGGGCGGCTCCCTTGTGCGTGCGACCGTGTGCAAACCGCGGCGGTGAACGTCGAGGCCTGAAGCTTGAGGTATAAAACGTTGAATTCAATAGAGGAACTATGTGTGGAATCGTCTGTTATGTCGGGCCGCGGGATACGAAGTCGGTCCTGATCGAGGGGCTGAAGCAGCTGGAGTACCGCGGGTACGACTCGGCCGGGATTGCGGTGCAGCACGGCAACCAGATCGCCTGCCACCGGGCGGTGGGGAAGATCGTGGAGTTGGAGAAGAAGCTCGCCGGGCTCGACGTCACCGGTGAGAGCGGCATCGCGCACACGCGCTGGGCCACCCACGGGGCGCCGACGGAAGAAAACGCCCATCCGCACCGGGACGAGAAGGGGAATGTCTTCGTCATCCACAACGGGATCATCGAGAACTATCACACCCTGCGCAAGAGGCTTCAGCAGGAGGGTGTGCATTTCCGGTCAGAGACCGACACCGAGGTGCTCGCGCACCTGATTGCGCATTATTACGATGGCAGCCTGAGCGAGGCGGTCCGCAAGACGATGGGGCAGGTGGAGGGGACCTTCGGGATCGCGGTAATCCACCGCAACGAGCCGGGGAGAATCGTCGTCGCGAGGCGCGGGAGCCCGCTGATCATCGGCCTCAGCGACGGGAGTCGTTTCGCGGCCTCCGACGTCTCCGCCATGGTGCGGTACACCAACCAGGTCATCCACCTGCAGGACAACGAACTGGCGGTCCTCACCAAGGACGATGTGTCGATCTCCACGGCGCAGGCGGTCAGCGTCAAAAGGGATGTCGAGACGGTGGAGTGGCGGGGTGAAGACGTCGAGCTGAACGGCTTTCCGCACTTCATGCTGAAGGAGATCTACGAACAGCCCAACACCATCGAAAACGCCATGCGCGGAAGGCTCGAGCCGGCCGAAGGGGTGCCCAAGCTGGGCGGCATCATGCCTGTGTGGGACCATCTGAAGGACTGTCGGCATCTGGTGATCGTGGCCTGCGGCACCTCGTTTTATGCCGCCTGCGTCGGACGCTATGTCTTCGAGAAGCTCACGGAGATCGACGTGCAGGTGGAACTCGCCTCCGAGTTCCGCTACCGCAAGCTGAACTTCCCGCACAATACCTTCATCCTGGCCTTGAGCCAGTCCGGCGAAACAGCCGACACCCTGGCCGCCATCAAGGAGGCCAAGCGCAAGGGCGCCTCGCTCCTCGGGATCGTCAACGTCGTGGGGAGTTCCATCGCCCGCGAGACCGACGCCGGCGTCTACAACCATGCCGGCCCGGAGATCGGGGTGGCGTCGACGAAGATCTTCACTTCGCAGTTGACGATTCTGACCCTCCTGGCGCTGCTGCTGGGGCGTCATCAGAATCTTTCGCTCACCGACGGGGTGGAGGCGATTCGAGCGCTCAAGCAGATACCGGATCAGATAAAGGCGATCTTCGCCCAGGCGAACCATATCGAGGCCATCGCCGAAAACTACTATCATTGTTCGAACTGGCTTTTCCTCGGCCGGAAGTACAACTACCCGATAGCGATGGAGGGGGCGCTCAAGCTGAAGGAGATCTCCTACATCCATGCCGAGGGGTATCCGGCAGGAGAGATGAAGCACGGGCCGATCGCCCTGGTGAACCCCGAGATGCCGACGGTGGCGATCGTTCCCCAGGACGACATGTACGAGAAGATGATCAGCAACATCCAGGAGGTGAAGAGCCGCAGGGGCCCCGTGATCGCCATCGCGACGCAGGGCGATTCGAAGATCCGGGAACTGGTCGACGAGGTGATCGAGGTCCCGCCGACGCTCTCCTTCCTGAACCCCCTCCTGACGGTCATCCCCTGTCAACTGCTCGCCTATTACTGCGCGAAGTTCCTGAACCGGGACATCGATCAGCCGCGGAACCTGGCCAAGAGCGTGACGGTTGAATGAGCGGCGCAAGAGCCTTGTGGGGCGTGGGAGCGACCGCTCCGCGCCGGTGGGGTGCGGCGATGCCATCGAGCTTCGCCGCAAAGCCGAGAGAGAGCCCCTCTGCCGTCGGCGGGAGGGGTTTTGCCGGTTTGCCCGCACACTTGCCGCGCTGAGCCTTCGTCCGTTTTTCGACCTCGAGGTGGAGGGGGCTCACCATGTGCCGGGGGAGGGGCCGTTTCTGCTCCTCGCCAAGCACCAGCGCTGGGAGGACATCCCGCTGCTCGGGCTCAGCACGCCCAAGGGGCTCTATTATGTCGCCAAGGTCGAGCTATTCGCGCACCCCGTCGGGAACTGGGTGCTGCGTTCCCTCGGCGGGGTGCCGCTCAACCGGCAGCGCCCGCTGGAGAGCCGCCGCTATATGAAGCGCCTGCTTGGTTTTCTTCGAAGCGGAGAGGGGGTGGTGGTTTTTCCGGAAGGGACCTACTATCCGCAGTGCATGGGGCCGGGCTTGAGCGGCATCGTGCGCCTCGTGCTGGGACGGCTCGAGGTGCCCCTCGTGCCGGCCGGCTTCGAGTACACCCCGAAGGGGCGGCGAACCAGCGTGGTGGTTCGTTTCGGACCTCCGCTGCAGCCGCCTTTCCCCGCCATCGATTCCCTCATGCAGGAGATCATGCATCGAATCGCGCTGCTCTCGGGCCTCGACGCCCCGCCTGCGCCCCATCCCTGAATTGCAAGGAGGAGGAAAGAGAAAGAATGATGAACCATTTGGACCAGATCTTTGCCCGCATCGATGCCTGTACCATGGACGTCATCCAGCTCCAGACCGAGCTGACGGCCCGGGTGGCGCTCGGACCCGAAAACGGCGG harbors:
- the bepE gene encoding Efflux pump membrane transporter BepE translates to MFSRFFIERPIFATVVSLIIVIAGLVAMSALPVSQYPSITPVQIQVTTTYPGADSKTVGDSVAAPIEAQINGVDNMLYMTSTSSSTGQMTITVYFTLDTDPDMAEVQVQNRVNLAMPQLPEAVVQYGVSVQKKSSSMLMIVAVTDDEGRYSPEYVTNYANVYILDAIKRVNGAGQAQIFGVPDQAMRIWMNPDRMASLGITTTDIQNAVAKQNALFGAGQVGQQPTDGPVQLTFPVVTEAPFVTPAEYENIILRAGQEGSAIVRLKDVARAEVGRRLYIDDNRLNGKPATFIAVYQQPGANGLEVSKAVRKTLQDMKRTLPEGIDYLIALDTTDFVRLSIKEVIHTLFEAIFLVVLVVYLFLQSFRATIICTVAIFVALIGTFPGMLALGFSINLLTLFGIVLAIGMVVDDAIVVVENVERNMTKNNLAPKEATIRAMEEIGTSLIAVVLVMASVFIPAAFLPGTTGQLYKQFAITIVISVALSGFVALTLTPAMCGLMLKHSSPPRRGPFAWFNRLFDRFTLAFGDAVVLMIKRMAVAFILLAVFMGVLVHLFRTTPTSFVPNEDQGYLMGLVMMPDAASLERTVETSSRIDAIFSKDPAVAVRSAINGYSLIDGQYKPNAATFFVSLEDFEERYSSIDRARKENARAVLQSAYAQAQAIDTGRFIPIPPPAIPGIGTTGGFEFWVQDKGSGDPARLYQITQDFLAKARQRPELSGLNTTFRAASQQLKAEVDREKSMLLGLPVEDVYSALQAQFGSITVSQFNQYSRVWNVVLQSDAPFRREPADITRIYTRSHNGEMIPLSAVVTARYVSGPDMVPHFNGFPAAQVTGSAAPGFSSGDAIAAMEQVAAEVLPEGYNYAWSGMAYEEKQSGGTSTAAFVFGLIIVFLVLAAQFESWTLPGSVMTAVPFGVLGALVFNWMRGLENNVYFQIGLLVLIGLGAKNAVLRVTFAVELRRQGLSVMEATIKAGEERLRPIIMTSLAFIFGVLPLAVATGAGANARHSIGTGIMGGMIGEATLAMLYVPLFFYLFDRWSERSKGKHAPPPPPAVPAAPEDRHPEVN
- a CDS encoding Efflux transporter, RND family, MFP subunit, encoding MVENASRFEVSPVFCRKGRTPLFCSALLPLLVLSMLWGCNKPEPGGAQTAEQPVNVVVTTVKTQDVPIVFEFIAQVESSREVNIQARVSGFLEKRVYTEGAVVQEGETLFLMDQKPFKAQLVQAEAALARQQAAYEVARRNLARVKPLAAADALSQKDLDDATGQYQSTAAAVEQAKATVEQARLDLSYTVITSPVTGITGSADQAEGTYLSFNNSQLTTVTVLSPIYVNFSVSENDWLRSRDQIAKGRLIQPEGEAYTAEIILADGSLYPHTGRLTFADPSFNPETGTFLIRATFDNPDGQLHPNQYVRIRLKGAIRPNAVLVPQRAVQQSSKGHFVWIQGKDDRAETRPVLVGEWHGDQWVISEGLHPGDRVIVDGMLALRPGALLKVNHPIDQEGTEKPAVDHNDPPESGR
- a CDS encoding hypothetical protein (Evidence 5 : Unknown function) is translated as MVFLANLGSDLHVRLFGGLQAVPAQMLDLLDIDQKPHFRMETT
- a CDS encoding hypothetical protein (Evidence 5 : Unknown function), producing the protein MGKVKRILEVAAVLLICAFFWACVIGCGTTDRSRTYDDSRWWVPAKPMPDRSDWRSPFDIL
- a CDS encoding Endonuclease/exonuclease/phosphatase family protein; translated protein: MPARISAGGGVRALVDAIEWEVHSALRVMTFNLRFENHRDGLNAWENRRSEVAALIERHRPDLVGTQEGLPSQLRYLEETLSGYRLHAPGRFWDDTCQYPSLFYRLDAFDLLAGGEFWLSKTPAVHRSKDWDSAFPRMMSWARLGVRGGGRSLTAAVTHLDHIGTEARIRQACILAEWVAGQTPPVLLLGDFNDAPGSDVHRILTAPATGLSDSWEDLGMDGGENSFTHHGFTGVPQVGRIDWILVEKPLLASHARIVRDRSGNGSYPSDHFPYCVELDWEEAV
- the serS gene encoding Serine--tRNA ligase, with protein sequence MLDLKFVRANFDAVREMLQNRHYDLDLDMFERLDQERREGLTLLEDLRCRRNQVSEEIAGMKKRREDATERIEQMREVSTRIKEKEKGLASIMEDLDRLLMVIPNMPLPNVPVGRDERDNPVVRTWGEVGGMSFEPQAHWDIGEALGILDFGCAAKLSGARFTLYRGAGARLERALINFMLDVHTQEHGYTEILPPFLVNSASMTGTGQLPKFAEDLFRIQGWDLYLIPTAEVPVTNIHRDEILDAEDLPRHYVAYTPCFRSEAGSYGKDTRGLIRQHQFNKVELVKFTRPEESEEELERLTRDAEDILQRLELPYRVVTLCTGDLGFSAAKTYDIEVWLPGQGLYREISSCSTFTEFQARRANIRFKTRGQKGTTLVHTLNGSGLAVGRTFVAILENYQQADGTVRIPDVLKPYMGGRSHLSVDEGHVESTQR
- a CDS encoding Penicillin-binding protein, transpeptidase domain protein, whose product is MKAMSNRLKGEWWRDYQRGLRREKWRVLVPDRLSILFVCAGGVFALLAVALLVGSMISEWRSEPKEADQKRAPAPKPSRTAWEGIIRTREDLWPILKDFDPLLYAGESGRIVHYAGKPLTVKTGIDATIQSAVAGLLQRSQTIRSAAVVMDPFSGRILALAGYDQNGKGNEVCLQADFPAASLFKIVAAAAALEAAGLSPDSPLYYNGGRYTLYKSQLNDKRTRYTHQVPLKEAFGLSINPVFGKLGSFTLGQDLLQEFAARFMFNHPIPFDLPLEESRIEVPQTTFGLAEIASGFNKRTLISPLHGALFSSAVANGGVMMVPWLVEEVEDDSGRTLYKAEPAVMARPIEAATARKLRVMMQETVKGGTCRRTLKRLTRKKPFDTMEIGAKTGTINDPTNTHKIDWLSAYVIDPDRKEGVCVAVMGMHGEKLGIRAPELGRLILDDCVF
- the glmS gene encoding Glutamine--fructose-6-phosphate aminotransferase (isomerizing), whose protein sequence is MCGIVCYVGPRDTKSVLIEGLKQLEYRGYDSAGIAVQHGNQIACHRAVGKIVELEKKLAGLDVTGESGIAHTRWATHGAPTEENAHPHRDEKGNVFVIHNGIIENYHTLRKRLQQEGVHFRSETDTEVLAHLIAHYYDGSLSEAVRKTMGQVEGTFGIAVIHRNEPGRIVVARRGSPLIIGLSDGSRFAASDVSAMVRYTNQVIHLQDNELAVLTKDDVSISTAQAVSVKRDVETVEWRGEDVELNGFPHFMLKEIYEQPNTIENAMRGRLEPAEGVPKLGGIMPVWDHLKDCRHLVIVACGTSFYAACVGRYVFEKLTEIDVQVELASEFRYRKLNFPHNTFILALSQSGETADTLAAIKEAKRKGASLLGIVNVVGSSIARETDAGVYNHAGPEIGVASTKIFTSQLTILTLLALLLGRHQNLSLTDGVEAIRALKQIPDQIKAIFAQANHIEAIAENYYHCSNWLFLGRKYNYPIAMEGALKLKEISYIHAEGYPAGEMKHGPIALVNPEMPTVAIVPQDDMYEKMISNIQEVKSRRGPVIAIATQGDSKIRELVDEVIEVPPTLSFLNPLLTVIPCQLLAYYCAKFLNRDIDQPRNLAKSVTVE
- a CDS encoding Acyltransferase, whose amino-acid sequence is MNERRKSLVGRGSDRSAPVGCGDAIELRRKAEREPLCRRREGFCRFARTLAALSLRPFFDLEVEGAHHVPGEGPFLLLAKHQRWEDIPLLGLSTPKGLYYVAKVELFAHPVGNWVLRSLGGVPLNRQRPLESRRYMKRLLGFLRSGEGVVVFPEGTYYPQCMGPGLSGIVRLVLGRLEVPLVPAGFEYTPKGRRTSVVVRFGPPLQPPFPAIDSLMQEIMHRIALLSGLDAPPAPHP